A single genomic interval of Musa acuminata AAA Group cultivar baxijiao chromosome BXJ3-4, Cavendish_Baxijiao_AAA, whole genome shotgun sequence harbors:
- the LOC103983134 gene encoding protein TIME FOR COFFEE isoform X2 — protein sequence MERNREARRGTTAASTATNGSGGGGGGLSRRRQRNSSGFRDSPEDDGRMEMPETSRLRDRGAKKDRDRDRSSRRKRRRGERMLHGSNRDEGDQSSENSIDEDEEDEDDDLFVPVRLPTPSPPLPNPGGACSSSQQNHHHHHHHQQQQQLLPRKNLPPKVMRWKTDAMIGVTIPRKARSASKRSHESPVLGGGGGGGEQITQQASISPSSLSPASATQLTPPSSNGSLRKKMHQKQITGAKHRPPKISKSTSFGQDEIEIEVAEVLYGMTRRFECLPKQDNNKLDSKDVDGGSGNEAKSRVSSPSSPSPSPAAYPSALPSSNSCSNPAPLPTIAPKRKRPRPVRFDEESSTSPVGLYNLSSISLSSITKMDPEHQNKAEASSPRSEKNNASPAIIQGGGSADVLVSQAGLSDMQQQESSKTEKKDLHPSSGGSDARDGVENKEELVSPAKDSTCTDVDANLRETPARKIVPDSPKEVKMKIDLMAPPPGKLSPDAGDLHDFDSDLKQQGPEIEMALKMNNENKEEKATESALVRDGQQTEKSMEKDFDLKKQVAIKQNLDLQLDLENPKQDIIVTDKVQMSKLQVKDPKAEPKQEKSASSLHVPMTVGAWPGTFPPYGYIGQVPHLQAVVPMDATACHSNSSQLPALHHMHPRPKRCITHCYIAQMISNHQKFARMNSFWTAAAGAAPFLGVKNCNLTSEAALSGKPMQGSFLGMNIGSMEEGKATPALIAAYTGLTSQEKMPAATKLETTQRKQLILQQMPQSGTATNMPHGPAFMFPINHQQNATASTVAAAANRAGAAKSSTGAGAAELRVPGDSGSAVGNGGSGGSASPMMNLSFNGFPSNEAQYLAFLQSNAYPFPMPPHITGATPFRGASYPQAMPFFYPSHMLHPSQLRPQQQHAVLPLPPHAQQSHQNPGTSNGSSQKQLQQSQCIGESGAGRTGSSSHSFLANQRHDLPQHSHAQEYSKGMEDNLSVANAAIAISSGGGHGDKQAIYQQAHQKQNVKVDFTSPQPFGIPGASFGGILSAPPGIDFSSIAQNHAIFQSLPDASRYGYHQMAAEQKKVHKVAEDGKPVARELVNTNMTSEDNRKIMSASKGPGNCPQNSFTSTKSEGEPPISSVVGNNVVAASRSLNLIQATANGGVSADRSPGIGTASTPAPTVTTSIANSPQQQHHFYQIQKQQQQQLQMVHQLASSRTLPSATSNNVNVHPERPGDSTSTKFAQSLTSYPQALIQGGSPTQWPQAKTSAARGAVPAAAAPTPPVVKNSLLQLQGRVSQQPLPTQSHQAQISFGTTSSKVVPSGGQHLLGACGSLSPSSAAVAVGSPSNSNSASKSAGGSPRSCTSVKPGPQSSAIPLPQQSTVKQSALGSISKSLPMSNSSMPSILGHPQKVPGHSSNTKQQQPSQQLQKQQPFSQAQLFFSNPHMQQVASAQPGASAPNAAQYYHKRQPEQTQRQSQQQQQQNSAVSSSGMLSVCASSALMPAGSSTSSDPAKAMTAMNSMKGLPPPCFFGAAQLAVAAQSASGSPHPSIPATFAYMSLPSVSMKPSAEQKPAAGSDNLQSWQAEKR from the exons ATGGAGAGGAATCGTGAAGCGAGGAGAGGGACCACGGCGGCATCGACGGCGACcaacggcagcggtggtggcggggGAGGGTTGTCGAGGAGGAGGCAGAGGAATAGCAGCGGCTTCAGAGACTCTCCTG AGGATGATGGAAGAATGGAGATGCCGGAGACGTCGCGGCTGCGGGATCGAGGGGCCAAGAAAGACCGGGATCGGGACAGATCTAGCCGGCGCAAGAGGAGGAGAGGGGAGAGGATGCTTCACGGAAGCAACAGAGATGAGGGGGACCAGAGCTCTGAAAACAGcatcgacgaggacgaggaggacGAAGACGATGACCTCTTTGTTCCCGTGCGGCTACCCACACCCTCGCCTCCTCTACCTAATCCAGGGGGGGCTTGCTCGTCATCGCAGcagaaccaccaccaccaccaccaccatcagcagcagcagcagctgttgCCGCGGAAGAACCTTCCACCCAAAGTCATGAGGTGGAAAACAGATGCGATGATCGGAGTCACGATACCACGAAAAGCTCGTTCGG CGTCTAAAAGGTCACATGAATCTCCAGTCTTGGGTGGAGGTGGCGGAGGAGGTGAGCAAATTACCCAGCAGGCTTCCATATCTCCATCGAGTCTCAGCCCCGCTTCCGCTACCCAGCTGACACCCCCTTCGTCCAATGGCTCTCTTCGGAAGAAGATG CATCAGAAGCAGATCACTGGAGCCAAACACCGTCCGCCAAAGATCTCCAAATCGACGTCTTTCGGCCAAGATGAGATCGAGATCGAGGTCGCGGAGGTATTGTATGGGATGACAAGGCGATTTGAGTGCCTTCCAAAGCAGGATAACAACAAGCTGGATTCAAAAGATGTGGATGGTGGGTCAGGCAATGAAGCTAAATCGAGAGTGTCGTCGCCAAGCTCACCATCACCATCTCCAGCAGCTTATCCATCTGCACTTCCGTCATCCAATTCATGTTCTAATCCTGCCCCTTTGCCAACGATTG CTCCGAAGAGAAAAAGACCGAGACCTGTGAGGTTTGACGAAGAAAGCTCCACGAGTCCAGTGGGATTATACAATCTATCGAGCATATCTTTGTCTTCTATAACCAAAATGGACCCAGAGCACCAGAATAAGGCAGAGGCTTCATCGCCAAGGTCCGAGAAGAACAATGCATCTCCTGCCATCATAcaaggtggtgggtcggctgatgTTTTGGTCTCTCAGGCTGGGCTCTCCGACATGCAACAACAGGAGTCATCCAAGACCGAGAAAAAGGATCTGCACCCATCCTCAGGAGGATCAGATGCGCGGGATGGAGTGGAAAATAAGGAAGAGCTAGTTTCTCCTGCCAAAGATTCCACTTGTACTGATGTGGATGCCAATCTTCGTGAGACGCCCGCCAGAAAGAT AGTGCCTGATAGCCCTAAGGAGGTGAAAATGAAGATCGATCTGATG GCTCCTCCTCCAGGGAAGCTATCACCAGATGCTGGAGATTTGCATGACTTTGATTCAGATCTCAAGCAACAGGGCCCAGAAATAGAAATG GCACTGAAAATGAATAATGAGAATAAAGAAGAGAAGGCTACGGAGAGTGCATTGGTGAGGGACGGGCAACAGACTGAAAAGTCCATGGAGAAAGATTTTGATTTGAAGAAGCAAGTGGCTATCAAACAGAACCTCGACTTGCAACTTGATTTGGAGAACCCGAAGCAAGATATTATTGTCACTGACAAGGTGCAAATGAGTAAGTTGCAAGTGAAAGACCCTAAAGCAGAGCCTAAACAAGAGAAATCTG CCTCCTCCCTCCATGTGCCAATGACAGTTGGTGCTTGGCCTGGAACCTTTCCTCCTTATGG gtATATAGGTCAAGTTCCACATCTGCAAGCAGTTGTTCCTATGGATGCAACTGCATGCCATTCCAATTCCTCTCAG CTGCCAGCACTTCATCATATGCATCCTCGCCCAAAGCGCTGCATTACACATTGCTATATAGCGCAGATGATATCCAATCATCAGAAATTCGCAAGGATGAATTCGTTCTGGACTGCTGCAGCCGGAGCTGCACCTTTCTTGGGGGTCAAGAATTGTAATCTCACTTCAGAAGCTGCTCTGTCTGGGAAACCAATGCAGGGGAGTTTCTTGGGTATGAACATTGGCTCCATGGAAGAGGGTAAAGCGACACCAGCATTAATTGCAGCATATACAGGGCTTACCTCACAGGAGAAAATGCCAGCAGCTACAAAGTTGGAAACCACCCAGAGAAAGCAACTAATTCTCCAGCAGATGCCGCAATCTGGTACAGCAACTAACATGCCG CATGGTCCAGCATTCATGTTCCCAATCAACCATCAACAGAATGCAACAGCTAGCACTGTGGCAGCTGCTGCCAATCGAGCTGGGGCAGCAAAATCTTCCACAGGTGCTGGTGCTGCTGAGTTACGTGTGCCTGGTGACTCAGGTTCTGCTGTGGGAAATGGTGGAAGTGGTGGATCAGCATCACCGATGATGAACTTGAGCTTTAATGGTTTTCCATCGAATGAAGCCCAGTACTTGGCTTTTCTGCAGAGCAATGCATATCCTTTTCCTATGCCTCCCCATATTACAGGGGCTACTCCCTTCCGTGGAGCAAGTTATCCTCAAGCAATGCCCTTCTTCTACCCTTCCCACATGCTTCATCCATCACAACTACGGCCGCAGCAACAACATGCTGTGCTCCCACTACCCCCTCATGCTCAGCAAAGCCACCAGAATCCAGGCACCTCAAATGGGTCCTCCCAGAAACAATTACAACAATCACAATGCATTGGAGAAAGCGGTGCTGGCCGTACTGGTTCAAGCTCTCACAGTTTTCTAGCTAATCAGCGGCATGACCTCCCTCAGCATTCTCATGCCCAGGAGTACAGTAAGGGCATGGAAGATAACCTTTCCGTTGCTAATG CTGCTATAGCAATCAGCAGTGGTGGGGGTCATGGTGATAAGCAGGCAATATATCAGCAGGCACACCAGAAGCAGAACGTCAAAGTGGACTTCACATCACCCCAACCTTTTGGAATTCCAGGTGCATCCTTCGGTGGGATTTTATCTGCACCACCAGGCATTGACTTCTCTTCCATTGCACAGAACCATGCCATTTTCCAGAGCCTTCCAGATGCTTCTAGGTATGGTTACCACCAGATGGCTGCAGAACAGAAGAAGGTACACAAAGTAGCAGAAGATGGGAAACCTGTAGCCAGGGAATTGGTGAACACAAATATGACGAGTGAAGATAATAGAAAGATTATGTCAGCCAGCAAAGGTCCAGGCAATTGTCCACAAAATTCTTTCACGTCCACAAAATCAGAGGGTGAACCTCCCATCTCTTCGGTTGTCGGTAACAATGTTGTAGCTGCCTCCAGATCACTTAACCTCATTCAGGCTACCGCAAATGGTGGTGTATCTGCAGACCGTTCTCCCGGCATTGGTACAGCTTCAACTCCTGCTCCCACAGTTACCACCAGTATTGCGAATTCCCCACAACAGCAACACCATTTTTATCAGATTCAGaagcagcaacagcaacaactGCAGATGGTTCACCAGCTTGCATCATCTCGCACACTGCCTTCAGCCACAAGCAACAATGTCAATGTACACCCAGAGCGTCCTGGAGATTCTACCAGTACTAAGTTCGCTCAATCTCTAACTAGCTATCCTCAAGCTCTTATACAGGGTGGCAGTCCCACACAGTGGCCTCAGGCCAAGACATCTGCCGCAAGAGGTGCAGTTCCAGCTGCAGCGGCTCCTACTCCACCAGTAGTGAAGAACAGCCTTCTCCAACTTCAAGGCAGGGTGTCCCAACAGCCTCTCCCCACCCAAAGCCACCAAGCCCAAATATCGTTTGGCACGACATCCTCTAAAGTTGTGCCTTCAGGGGGTCAACATCTTCTTGGAGCATGTGGCTCTCTGTCTCCATCatctgctgctgttgctgttggTTCGCCCTCAAATTCGAACTCTGCATCTAAGAGTGCTGGTGGCAGCCCACGATCATGTACCAGTGTAAAGCCAGGCCCTCAGAGTTCTGCCATTCCTCTTCCTCAGCAATCAACTGTCAAGCAATCAGCATTGGGTTCTATCTCCAAATCATTACCCATGAGTAACTCAAGCATGCCATCCATTCTTGGGCATCCTCAAAAAGTCCCTGGCCACAGCTCGAACACCAAGCAGCAACAACCATCTCAGCAGTTACAGAAGCAGCAACCCTTCTCTCAGGCTCAACTCTTCTTCTCCAATCCCCATATGCAACAAGTCGCAAGTGCACAACCCGGTGCTTCTGCACCTAATGCTGCTCAATATTATCACAAGCGCCAACCTGAACAAACACAAAGACAGtctcaacagcagcagcaacaaaacTCAGCTGTGTCTTCTTCTGGGATGCTTTCGGTTTGTGCCTCTTCTGCACTGATGCCGGCTGGTTCTTCCACATCATCTGATCCTGCAAAGGCCATGACCGCTATGAACAGTATGAAGGGCCTTCCACCCCCTTGCTTTTTTGGTGCTGCTCAGCTAGCTGTGGCTGCACAGTCTGCCTCTGGCTCTCCGCACCCTTCAATTCCTGCGACATTTGCTTATATGTCTTTACCATCAGTTTCTATGAAGCCCTCAGCTGAGCAGAAGCCTGCAGCTG GAAGTGACAATTTACAATCCTGGCAGGCTGAAAAGAGATGA